The Polaribacter sp. KT25b genome contains the following window.
TTTGTCAAAACTTTTGTTTTATATCCTTTAGACGTATCTAAATAATAAATCTTATTCTTGCCATTTACACCTAAAATAATTGCTCCAATAAGTCCTCCTGTGTTAAATCCTGCTTGTCCTTGAATATTTTTCGGATATGATTCGTCTACTTTGAATGCACAGTACTTTCCTTTAACTAGAAGTTTAGAAAATTTATTCTTTGTTAGAAACTCAACATTAAAACGCATATTATAATATATTTCATTTTCAAAGGATATCGCGATGAGTTTATTTACTTTTTTAAATTTACATTCAGATTCAATATCGTCTACAGACAGGAATAATTCACTTCTTTTTTTTAAGTCTATCGATTCCAATGGACAAGGTCGATTTAATTTGAATTGTTCAAAATTCACAAATACCCCATTATTTTCTTTAGACTCTTGGGCGTTTAAGTTTGATATTATTAAACCTACTATAAATATTCTCGTAATTATTATTTTCATTTTTTGAGATTTAGCTTTTATTAACCACAACGGTTTTGTACATGGTTGGTTGAGTGTTTAAGCACATAATTTAGCAAATAAAAACGGAAAAGAAAATTCGCGAAGAATTTAGCAAATAGGCTAGAATCAAGCAATAAATAATATAGAGTATTACAAGTAGTTTTTTACCTCATTCTAATTATATTTCCAGTTCCATTTCCTAAATTATGTGAAATTAACGCTAATAAAATACTTCCACTTTTTATTGTTATCCAACCCCAAATTAATCCATAAATCATTGTTATTAAGAAAGGTTGAATGTTGAAAGTTATAATGAGTTCAGTTGAAAGTGAAAGTCCGTGTTCTAATCCAAATAGTATTGCAGTTATCCAAACAGGTGTATTCAATATTAAGTTTTTACTTTTCAAAATTTTTGCCAAAAGTCCAAGCATAATTCCTCTGTAAGCAATTTCCTCGTTTATTCCTGGCATAGAAAATTGAAAGAAAAGTGTTTCCCAATTCAGTATTTTAGTTGGAGCAAAAAACATAAGCACAGTTTTTATTATTAAAAGTGAGGTAATTATTAAAATTCCTTTCTTTAAAAACTTACTTTCCTGTTTAAATGTTAAAAAATAATCTTTCAATGGATATTTTCTGTAAATTAATAAAAATGCTATAGCTCCAAATATGGCGTATATTTTTCCAACCCAATTCCAATTTGAATTCCAATTACTAATTCTTAATTTAGGATAAACCATTGGTAAAACAAGAGAAATTTGATTAATAAGAAAAAATATAATAAAAGCCATTAAAATTTCAAAAGTTTCTGATTTTCTATTTTTTAATGTAATCAGAATAATTGGAAATACTATTATTAGTTGAAGAAGATTTTCAGCGATTATTTTTGTCATACTACTTGTAACTGTTTTGTATATGGTTAGTTGTGTGGTTAAGCATTTAATTTAGCAAATAAAAACCGAATAGAAAACAGCGAGGTTTTTTGCAAGTATTTAATAACCAGTAAATTAATTAAACATCGTGTTGATTAACGTTATTTATAATATCTTCAATAGATATTCTTTCATTCCTGTTGTAGATGGCCTTTTAATATTTTTCTTTATTTCTTTGTTTTTATCAACTATAAAATATTGAGGAAAACCTGTATTAATTCCATATTCACTTAATAGAAGATTATATTGATTATCGCTAATTATTAAATTCTCACCTTTTAATTTATATTTTGTACTTAGTTTTTTCCAAGTATCTTGGTTAGATTTTGCAAAAAGATAAACAAAAACGATATTTTCATTTTTTAAACTTTCGTGTAAATTAACAGAATATGGAAATTCAGCAATACAAGGCCCACACCAAGTCGCACTTATGTCTACATAAAGTGTTTTTCCTTCATGTTTTTTAATTAAATCTGCTAATACATTATCAGAATTATTTATGGTAGATTTTTCTTTTTGAGCTGAGTTGCTTTTAAAACTTTCGTTTAAAATATTTGTTTTTATAAACTCATTTTTGATTTTCTTTAAGAACTGTCTTTTTAATAAATCAATATTTGGATCATCTCTAATTAAATCTTTCTGAGTCATTTGTTTAAATTCCCGATATAATACAATATCTTTTCCAAGATTTTTATACTTTTTAAATATACTGTCAGCTAGTAGGTTCGTTGCTTCTTCGTAGCTACCTTTTTTAAATAAGGTACGCATTTTGTTGAAATTTTCACGATTTCCTTTTACTATAGCTCCAATGTACAGATTAAAAACATCAATAGTAAATGATTTGTTATAATAACTGTTTATATTGTTTAAATCTGAATCATTAATTATTTTTTTTTCTGATAGAAAATGAGTTGGGAAAGGTTCATTCTTTAAAGCATAATTAATAAAACCATAAGTTTTTAATGTCTTTTTATCTGTTTTAATCCAAATATCTAGTAATGAGTCAGGTTTTTTGTCTAAAAAAATCATATCAGTAATAGAATCCAACTTTCTTTTAGTTTTAGAGTGCTCTTTTAAAAGAAGCTCAAATTCTTTACCGAAAATTGCGTCGAAATAATTATTTTTTATTTTGTAAGATGATTCGATATATTGCTGTAATAAATTGTTTCGGTTACTTCCTTTACCAGAAATAATTGTTTTATTCTTAACGTCAAAAATAAAATTTAAACTATCTAAGTAATTTACTAATAGTATAGTTCTTTTGTTTTTGTATTTTAATGTTATTTCATGTGGAGAATATATCGGAATAATTTTCTCAAATTTTCCATCCTTGTTTATTTTTATAGAAGACACTTCATCTTCGCCTGTCAGTACATTATATTGTGATATAAATAAAGTTCTATCATCAGTTAGCTTAAAGTTTTTTACTTTTCCAGTAAATTGAATAGTCCCAGCTTTAAAGAAATTTTCAGATGTAATTTTATTTTCTTTTTGTTTTCCACAGCTTATTATTAGAAAATTCATTATAGTAATTAAAGTAATTTTTTTCATTTTTCAATTTCATTTTTAATTTTTGCCAACCTGATTGTATAAGCTTTGTTGCGTGTTTAAGCTATAAATTTAGTAAATAATTAGTTGCCAATAAAATACTTCAGGATTTTGGTAAATCTGCTCTAAACTAGCAATTAAGTTTGTAGAGTGTTGTGTGTAGTGCTTTTTCACAGGTTACATTCATCGGTTTTTATACTTTTTTATTTGTCAGTTCTCAAATAATCAATCGATTATAAAATGTAAATATGTCAGTAATTTAGATTAAAATATGTCAATAATTCATTAATATGTCAAAATTTCAGAGAATTAAGTGGTTTTTTGCATAAAAACTGGTTCTGTTTGTTTTGGTATTTTTTTTGTTTTATTGAACCCGAAATCAATTAAGATTTCAAATTTGAAATAATGTTTAATTTAAATTTTTTAATTATGAGCAATTTAGTTAGTGTTCCTAAAAATGGAAGTTTAGCGAACAGCAATTCAAATCAAAACTTCCCAAATTTATCAAGTTGGTTAGATGATATCTTTAATAGAGACCTACCGTCAGTATTCACTTCGAATTTTAATACTGGAATTACTTTACCCAAAGTAAATATTAAAGAAACTGCCGATGCTTTTATAGTTGAAATGGCAGTTCCAGGTCTAAAGAAATCAGATTTCCAAATTGACCTCGATAATCAATTATTATCTATTTCTACGGAAACAAAGGAAGAAAGTGAACATAAGGAAGAAAATTATACTCGTAGAGAGTTTGGTTATTCTTCGTTCAAAAGAACCTTTAATTTACCAGAAAGTGTAAACGATGAAAAGATTAATGCAAATTATGAAGATGGTATTTTAAATATTCTTTTACCAAAAAAAGAAGAGGCTAAACAAAAACCAGCCAGAAGCATTAAGATTTCATAATTGTTTCACTAAATTTTAGAGTAAAATATTTAGAGGATGCTGATTTTTCTGCATCCTCTAAATAATAACTTGAACTTAATATGTAAAAGTGATGAAAAAGTATATTTTATTATTTATAGTTAGCTTGTTAACTGTTAGTTGTAAAGGGCAAGAAAATGAAACTAAAAAAGATGAAAAAGAAAAAAATCAAACTAATATAGTTGAAGAGCCTAAAGGTAATTGGAAAGTTGATAAAGAATTTGATGAAAACGGAAACTTAATTAGATATGACAGTATTTATTCTTGGTCTTCCAACAATAATTTTGATAATCTCTCATTGTCTGATAAAGATAGTTTGATGCAATCTTTTAAATCACGATTTTTCTCAAACTATTCAGTATTTGAAAATCAAGGATTTGAAAATGTTTTTTCTCAAGATTCACTTTTCAGCAAACATTTCTTTAATGATGATTTTTTCGGAAGTAACTTTGGAAAGGACTTTATGGACATTGATAAGTTAAGGCAACAAATGATTTCGAGACAGAAGAAATTTTTAGAAAAATATCAGTCGGAATTTATCAAACCTGAAGACGAAAACTAAATAGTTTTCGTCTTTTTTTCTTCCGTGTTAGATTGTTTTTGCATTACACACAACGAGTTTTAATATGCTTTGTTGCGTATTTAAGCGCCTAATTTACTAAACAAATTACCAAATAGAAAATCCGCTAGAATTTTTGTAAGTAGGGGAGAACTAGCAATTAATTATGCAAAATGTTGTAAAACGTTATTTAGCCTTAAAAAATTCAATCTTAAATTCCTTTTTTTCCAAAAAAAATTTCAAAATATAAGAGTTTGATGTAGAAGAAACTGCTTGATATCTATATTTTTCTCCTGGTTTACTCATTACGCTTTTTATGGGATCATTGCTGTCTTTAAATATTAATTCAAATTCACAGTCATTTTTCCATTTTATATCTAACATTGCATAGGTTCTTCCATTATTCATTCTTTCAAGAAACATATTGTCTTTTATTGTTACAAAAGTGGTATCTTTTGTTTTAGTACTGGTATTAAAATCCAAGTAGAAAAATTCTCCATTCTTAAGATTAGAGCAATCAAGGTTTTTTTCAGGGACAAAATCTTTTTCAAATTTGTTTTCTTCAGGAGTTAGTTTTTCCAAAGCATAATCACATTCATTCATTAATTTATCACCTATTTCAAGTCCTAATTTATCAAAATCTAATTCCTCAATTGATTTAATTTTATATGCTTTATATATTTCCTTCATATTGTCAATAAGTACTTTTTCAAAGCATGGATTCATTTCTTCAATTGTTTTTATTTGTTCTTTTTCAAGACATTTACATATTTTTTTAGCAAGTTTTTCAGGCATATCTTGACTAAAAATGGAATTAGAAAAAAATAGAACTAAAAATAATAATATTAAGGGTTTCTTCATAGTTTTTTTATGTTTTACGACGGTGTTGTATAAGCTTTGTTGCGTAGTTTAATCACTAAATTTAGCAAATAAAACACGAACGTCCAAATTCCGGAGGAATTTTCCAAGTGAGCCAAAACCAGCAATTAATTTTTATACTATGTTGGCAACTGCTTTGTTATTTAGATGTTTTGAATTCTATTAAATATGATTTCAATGGGATGTTTTCTTCTGTTCTAAAATTGGTTGTAATAAATATTTGATATTCTTTATTAGGTTCCAAGTTTACAGGTATTGTCCAAGATGTGTTATCTTTTCCCCAATTTCTTCCAATCAACGTTCCTTTTTAAAATGCAACCTCTCCCAAGCTTCCAAAAGCTACACTTGTGTTGTGTCCATTTAAAGATTGTGAGAACTCAATAGTTATTTCATTAGTTTTCGGACTAACAATTTGAGCTTTATTTTTTAAATTGCTTAATTCCAATAGCAATAGGACGTTTGCTATCAAATATTTGATAAAGCTTGTCAAGTGGTATAGAAAAAAAATTAGTTCTATTTACAAAATCTACAATTTGATTTTCATTCGTGTAGTCTAATTCAATCATTTCTTTAATTGCTGATTGTTTGTCTTTCGCATTTTTTCTATACTTTCATTCAATTCGGGGACATAAACTTCTGTTTTTAGAGTATTTTTACGAACAGAATTCCAAAATTTTGGATAATTATTTATTGAGTTTATATAATTTTGTGGGGTATAATTTCTTGCTTGTCTAATTCCTTCCAAATCTTCAGTTCCTTTTTGAAAGTATAAACTGTCAAGATTTGTTGTCACAGTATTTTATTCAATTTGATTAATTTTCAGTCCGTAATAAAATTCAATTCCGATAAATATTTTCATTGTTTTAGAATCATATTCTTTTTCAGTTAAACTTTTATTCAGACTTTCAGAAACTACGATAAGAGCAATGTCAATAATTTCTTTATAACCATTAAGAAGTTCTTTTACTTTCGGTTTTTGTGATTTTTCTATTAAACAATCCAAAAAGTTTTCATTCAATTTATTTTCAGTCCATATTTTATTATACAATTCGGATTTTTTTAGGACAATCAAATATTTATTTATGTTCTTACTTTCAGATATTTTTCGTGGGTATTCTTTAAAACTTTCAACATATTCTTTATAAGAATTTCCAACATTATTTTTTTCGTTTATTTTTAATATTTCTTTTTCAAATAATTCACAGCCTCTGTTCAATAATTTTATTTCGTTTTTAGTTAAATAATTACTCAATGAATCTGCATAATCAACTTGTGATTGATTTTCAGTTTTACAATTAAAAAATATAATCGTAATTATAAGAAGTGTCAGTTTTTTCATATTATGTAAAACATGTTTATATATAGTTTGTTACTTGTTTTAAGAACCTAATAGAAAATCCGTGTGGATTTCAGTAAGTAGGGGAGAACTATCAATAAATTATACACCTTGTTGTACTGCGTTTATTTCATTTTTGATGTAAATATATCCTTAATAGTATCTAATTCTTTTTTGTACTTTAAATCTGTTCTAGATGCAAAGTATAAGGTGTTTTCCGTTTTTACTTTGCCTTCCCAAACTAATTTTATTTTATTTGTTAAAATTTGTTCTTGACATAAAAAATCTGGAACTAAGGCCAATCCGTTTCCATTGTTTAAACATCTTATTATAGAAGTAATATTAGGCAAAATATAGTTTGGTTTAAAAGCAGGTTTCTTATTAAAATTTTCAAACCAAAAACGTCTAAAATGTTCCATTTCGTTTGAGGAACTATACCAAATATTTTGAAGTAGTTCGGCTTCTAACTTACTTAAATTGTTTGATTCTATGTGTTTTTGTATTTTAGTTACATTGGTTTTATTTCCTGCTATTAAAACGATTCTTTCTTTTGAAAAAGGAATATACTCAACTAATGATTTTTTTTCATGCTGTTTTTTAGGTGTTATTACTAAATCTAAAATGCCGTTGTTTAGGTCTCTTATTAAATCTGTATGTGCTCCAAATCTAGCTACTAGGTCAAAGTCTAGTTTTGGAATTTCTGGCTCAATAATGAGTTGAAACATTTCAGAACACATTCCTACATTTAAAGATGGATTTTTTTCTTGCGTTGTTTTTTTAAAATGCTGTTCTGCTATCTCCAATTTTTTTAAAGATTCAATAATATATTCATATAAAAATTTCCCGTCTTCTGTTGGAATCATTTTTCTCGAAGTACGTTCAAATAGTTTTTTGCCAACATAAGCTTCTAAAGCATTTAAGTGTACACTAACTCCAGGTTGAGAAGCATATAAAGCAATAGAAGCTTTGGTCAAAGTTCCGTTTTCATATATTTCTTTAAATGTTCTGTACCATTCTAAATTTACCATAACTATTAAAATATTGATACAAAGGTATGATTTGTATTATTTTTACAATAATAAATATTGCTTTAGTTTTGCCCATATAAAATAAGAGACAAATGAAAAACATATTTATAATTAATGGAAGTCATCCATTTGCACATTCTGGTGGAAGATTTAACGAAACACTTTTCAACAAAACTATTTCATATTTTGATACACATGAGGGATTTGAAGTGAAATTTACTCAAGTAGGTGAAAATTATAATGTGAAAGAAGAAGTTGAAAAATTTAAGTGGGCTGATATAGTGATTTATCATACTCCAATTTGGTGGTTTCAAATACCGTTTGGATTCAAAAAATATATAGATGAAGTTTTTACTGAAGGTCATCAAAATGGAATTTATGCAAGTGATGGAAGAAGTAGAAAAAATCCAAACATCAATTACGGGACTGGTGGTTTAATGCGTGGAAAAAAATATATACTAACTACAAGTTGGAATGCACCTAAAACCGCATTTACTTTAGAAAATGAATTTTTTAATCAAAAAAGTGTAGATGAAGGTGCTATGTTTGGGTTTCACAGAATGAATGCTTTTACAGGAATGGAATTATTAGCAACACATCATTTTCACGATATGGAAAAAAATGCAGATGTTCCTTTTGAGTTGAATAATTACAGTGTTTTTTTAAATGATTTAATGATTAATTTGTAATTTATCTGGTTTCGTTTCTAAAATGCAGTACAATGTGTTGTGTAGGATTAGTTGCGTGGTTTAAGCACTAAATTTAGTAAATAAATCACAGATAGAAAATCCGCAAGGGTTTTTGTAAGTAGGGGAGAACTAGCCATTAATTATATAGGATGTTAGTTGTTCGGCATTATTTCTGTTTTAAAGAAGCCTAACTTTTTTTAACTGAAATTCTAGTTCTTCTTCATTCCGTAATATTATAATTGTTATTTCATCAGTTCCTTTTGGTATAATACCATCGTTAAAGTAATCACACTTATTGTTATCAGTAATGTTCGTAAAATCAATATTATTTATCTGTAATATTTGGTCTCCAAATTGTAAAACTTTTGATGCTTCTGTATCATTATATATAAAATCTACAAATACCTTGTTTTCATTAAAATTAGGGTTGAAACCAAAATGGTTTAATTCTGTATTATTAGAAGTACTTTCTTGAAGAACCATTTTGACGTTTCGTTCTTCCCAATTTAAAATCAATCTATAATTTTTAAAAAATAAAATTCCGAGGTTTGTTTTGCCATCTTTAACCCTCATCACCTTATTTTTTATAATATGATCACCTATTTTTATTTCGTCTATTTTTGCAGAAAACTCATTTTTTTTCTTGCCCTTCCCATACATACCAATACCAGAATATCCTGAACCAGAAATATACTTTGTGATTTTTTTAGATTTTTTTTGTTTTAAAAAATCTAAATACGATAAATGTGACGTAGAATTGTTACCTAAATCAATCATATTATTCAATGCTTTATCACCATTTATATAGCTAATAATAGATGGTTGACTAACGGCAGTACCTATAAACATTTTTGATTCTATAGCATCCTTCGGAATATTTAATTTCTGTTCATTATCTGTTA
Protein-coding sequences here:
- a CDS encoding CPBP family intramembrane glutamic endopeptidase, yielding MTKIIAENLLQLIIVFPIILITLKNRKSETFEILMAFIIFFLINQISLVLPMVYPKLRISNWNSNWNWVGKIYAIFGAIAFLLIYRKYPLKDYFLTFKQESKFLKKGILIITSLLIIKTVLMFFAPTKILNWETLFFQFSMPGINEEIAYRGIMLGLLAKILKSKNLILNTPVWITAILFGLEHGLSLSTELIITFNIQPFLITMIYGLIWGWITIKSGSILLALISHNLGNGTGNIIRMR
- a CDS encoding redoxin family protein, with product MKKITLITIMNFLIISCGKQKENKITSENFFKAGTIQFTGKVKNFKLTDDRTLFISQYNVLTGEDEVSSIKINKDGKFEKIIPIYSPHEITLKYKNKRTILLVNYLDSLNFIFDVKNKTIISGKGSNRNNLLQQYIESSYKIKNNYFDAIFGKEFELLLKEHSKTKRKLDSITDMIFLDKKPDSLLDIWIKTDKKTLKTYGFINYALKNEPFPTHFLSEKKIINDSDLNNINSYYNKSFTIDVFNLYIGAIVKGNRENFNKMRTLFKKGSYEEATNLLADSIFKKYKNLGKDIVLYREFKQMTQKDLIRDDPNIDLLKRQFLKKIKNEFIKTNILNESFKSNSAQKEKSTINNSDNVLADLIKKHEGKTLYVDISATWCGPCIAEFPYSVNLHESLKNENIVFVYLFAKSNQDTWKKLSTKYKLKGENLIISDNQYNLLLSEYGINTGFPQYFIVDKNKEIKKNIKRPSTTGMKEYLLKIL
- a CDS encoding Hsp20/alpha crystallin family protein gives rise to the protein MSNLVSVPKNGSLANSNSNQNFPNLSSWLDDIFNRDLPSVFTSNFNTGITLPKVNIKETADAFIVEMAVPGLKKSDFQIDLDNQLLSISTETKEESEHKEENYTRREFGYSSFKRTFNLPESVNDEKINANYEDGILNILLPKKEEAKQKPARSIKIS
- a CDS encoding aspartyl protease family protein — translated: MKHIKLLFTLIVLTLLTSCASSKINKTLKQGNIVQEDFKTTIPFEYRKGLIILKVTIENEKYDFILDTGASNVLSKELAEKLNVKSLGSENVTDIHKTSQLLNYTKIDDIEIGGLNFKNTIAAISDFNSGELACLNADGFIGSNLMRFAVWDFDFKNQIITITDNEQKLNIPKDAIESKMFIGTAVSQPSIISYINGDKALNNMIDLGNNSTSHLSYLDFLKQKKSKKITKYISGSGYSGIGMYGKGKKKNEFSAKIDEIKIGDHIIKNKVMRVKDGKTNLGILFFKNYRLILNWEERNVKMVLQESTSNNTELNHFGFNPNFNENKVFVDFIYNDTEASKVLQFGDQILQINNIDFTNITDNNKCDYFNDGIIPKGTDEITIIILRNEEELEFQLKKVRLL
- a CDS encoding DUF6563 family protein, with product MKIIITRIFIVGLIISNLNAQESKENNGVFVNFEQFKLNRPCPLESIDLKKRSELFLSVDDIESECKFKKVNKLIAISFENEIYYNMRFNVEFLTKNKFSKLLVKGKYCAFKVDESYPKNIQGQAGFNTGGLIGAIILGVNGKNKIYYLDTSKGYKTKVLTKNRLKEILSQEKELLDAFNKEKDVSAELYLNYLEKLNKKVENR
- a CDS encoding LysR family transcriptional regulator, coding for MVNLEWYRTFKEIYENGTLTKASIALYASQPGVSVHLNALEAYVGKKLFERTSRKMIPTEDGKFLYEYIIESLKKLEIAEQHFKKTTQEKNPSLNVGMCSEMFQLIIEPEIPKLDFDLVARFGAHTDLIRDLNNGILDLVITPKKQHEKKSLVEYIPFSKERIVLIAGNKTNVTKIQKHIESNNLSKLEAELLQNIWYSSSNEMEHFRRFWFENFNKKPAFKPNYILPNITSIIRCLNNGNGLALVPDFLCQEQILTNKIKLVWEGKVKTENTLYFASRTDLKYKKELDTIKDIFTSKMK
- a CDS encoding NAD(P)H-dependent oxidoreductase; translation: MKNIFIINGSHPFAHSGGRFNETLFNKTISYFDTHEGFEVKFTQVGENYNVKEEVEKFKWADIVIYHTPIWWFQIPFGFKKYIDEVFTEGHQNGIYASDGRSRKNPNINYGTGGLMRGKKYILTTSWNAPKTAFTLENEFFNQKSVDEGAMFGFHRMNAFTGMELLATHHFHDMEKNADVPFELNNYSVFLNDLMINL